A single genomic interval of Notolabrus celidotus isolate fNotCel1 chromosome 13, fNotCel1.pri, whole genome shotgun sequence harbors:
- the dnajc5ga gene encoding dnaJ (Hsp40) homolog, subfamily C, member 5 gamma a isoform X1, producing MAEPNPSRPQRKMSTAGESVYKVLGLEKGATAEDIKKAYRKLALKYHPDKNPDNPEAAEKFKEINNANSILNDETKRKIYDEYGSMGLYVSEQFGEESVKYYFLMSKWWFKGLVLCCTLFTCCCCCCCCCFCCGKCKPPDDDENYQYVDPEDLEAQIKAEQDGGFTVIIGQPTSNPDPESPKGQSQPIPLPMPMPPPGPQSPGTASAAGEENPGETLPESK from the exons ATGGCTGAACCGAACCCCTCCCGTCCCCAGAGGAAGATGTCCACAGCTGGGGAGAGTGTGTACAAGGTGCTAGGGCTGGAGAAAGGAGCCACAGCTGAGGACATCAAGAAGGCGTATAG gAAACTGGCACTGAAGTACCACCCTGATAAGAACCCTGACAACCCTGAAGCAGCGGAGAAGTTCAAGGAGATCAACAACGCCAATTCAATACTGAACGATGAGACCAAGAGGAAGATCTACGACGAGTACGGCTCCATGGGCCTCTATGTGTCCGAGCAGTTTGGAGAGGAGAGCGTCAAATATTACTTCCTCATGTCCAAATGGTGGTTCAAG GGTCTGGTCCTGTGCTGCACGttgttcacctgctgctgctgttgctgctgctgctgtttttgctGTGGGAAATGTAAACCACCCGACGATGATGAGAACTACCAGTATGTCGACCCTGAAGACCTGGAGGCCCAGATCAAGGCAGAGCAGGATGGAG GTTTCACAGTAATCATAGGCCAGCCTACTTCTAACCCGGATCCTGAAAGCCCAAAGGGCCAGAGTCAGCCCATCCCCCTGCCCATGCCTATGCCTCCACCTGGGCCCCAGTCGCCGGGCACAGCCAGTGCAGCGGGGGAAGAAAACCCCGGGGAGACCTTACCGGAGTCGAAATGA
- the dnajc5ga gene encoding dnaJ (Hsp40) homolog, subfamily C, member 5 gamma a isoform X2 — protein sequence MAEPNPSRPQRKMSTAGESVYKVLGLEKGATAEDIKKAYRKLALKYHPDKNPDNPEAAEKFKEINNANSILNDETKRKIYDEYGSMGLYVSEQFGEESVKYYFLMSKWWFKGLVLCCTLFTCCCCCCCCCFCCGKCKPPDDDENYQYVDPEDLEAQIKAEQDGGKR from the exons ATGGCTGAACCGAACCCCTCCCGTCCCCAGAGGAAGATGTCCACAGCTGGGGAGAGTGTGTACAAGGTGCTAGGGCTGGAGAAAGGAGCCACAGCTGAGGACATCAAGAAGGCGTATAG gAAACTGGCACTGAAGTACCACCCTGATAAGAACCCTGACAACCCTGAAGCAGCGGAGAAGTTCAAGGAGATCAACAACGCCAATTCAATACTGAACGATGAGACCAAGAGGAAGATCTACGACGAGTACGGCTCCATGGGCCTCTATGTGTCCGAGCAGTTTGGAGAGGAGAGCGTCAAATATTACTTCCTCATGTCCAAATGGTGGTTCAAG GGTCTGGTCCTGTGCTGCACGttgttcacctgctgctgctgttgctgctgctgctgtttttgctGTGGGAAATGTAAACCACCCGACGATGATGAGAACTACCAGTATGTCGACCCTGAAGACCTGGAGGCCCAGATCAAGGCAGAGCAGGATGGAG gaaAGCGATAG